The following nucleotide sequence is from Terriglobales bacterium.
GGCCGGTTGCGACGTGGTTGAGACCAACACCTTCGGGGCCACCTCGATCGTGCTGGGTGAGTACCAGTTGGAGTCGAAGGTCGGCGAGATCAATCGAGCCGCGGTGCAGCTGGCGAAGGATGCCGCGCGCGACTTCTCGACCAAGGAGAAGCCGCGGTTCGTCGCGGGTTCTATCGGGCCGACCACCAAGCTGCCGTCGCTCGGCCACATCGGCTTCGACGCAATGGTCGCCAGCTACATGGAGCAGATCACGGCGCTCATCGAGGGCGGCGTCGATGTGCTGCTGGTGGAAACGTGCCAGGACCTGCTGCAGGCCAAGGCCGCGCTGGTCGCGTGTTTTGAAGCGATGAACCACACAAGCAGGCGGTTGCCGGTGCAGTGCCAGGTCACGCTCGAAGCCAACGGCACGATGCTGCTGGGGACAGAGATCGGCGCGGCCCTCACCGCGCTCGAACCCTACGACGTGGACGTCATCGGCCTGAACTGCGCGACCGGTCCGCGCGAGATGAACGACGCGGTCCGCTATCTCTGCCACAACTCGCCGAAGCACGTCTCGGTGCTGCCGAACGCGGGCCTGCCGCAGAACGTGGGCGGGAAAGCCGTCTATGGGCTCGCGCCGCAGGAGTTGGCGGAGTACCACAAGCGGTTCGTCTCAGAGTACGGCGCGCGCATCGTCGGCGGATGCTGCGGGACCACGCCGGAGCATCTGAAGGCCGTGGTCGAGGCGGTCCGCGGGCTCGAGCCGGCAAAGAGGCAAGTCACGCCGACCGCCGCGGCCTCGAGCGCGTACTCGATGGTGCCGCTCGACCTTGACCCGAAGCCGCTGATCGTCGCGGAAGAGATGAACACGACGACGCGGGTGGAGCACTTCCGCAACCTGGTGCGCGGCAAGAAATATGACGACATCCTCGCGCTTGCCAAGAAGCTCGTGAGCGAAGGCTCGCACATGCTCGACCTGTGCTGCGCCATCGTCGGTGAGGACGAGAAGGGCTACATCACGTCGGTACTGGAGAAGATCGCGACCCGCGTGCCCGCGCCCATCCTGGTCGATTCGACCGAAGCGGACGTGCTGGAGGAGGCGCTCAAGCGCATCCCTGGCAAGGCCATCATCAACTCCATCAACCTGGAGGACGGAGAGAAGCGGACGTCGAAGGTGTTGCCGATGGCCAAGCGCTACGGCGCGGGCGTGATCGCGCTCACCATCGACGAAGACGGCATGGCGCTCACGGCCGAGAAGAAGACGGCGATCGCGAAACGCATCTTCCAACTCGCGACCCAGAAGTACGGCATCCGGCCGCAAGACCTTATCTTCGACGCGTTGACGTTGCCCATCTCGACCGGGCAGGACGAATATCGCAGCGCCGGCATCGAGACGCTGAAGGCGGTTCGCCAGATCAAGCACGAACTGCCGGAGTGTCACACAATCCTCGGCGTCTCGAACATCAGCTTCGGGCTGAATATCTACGCGCGGCGTGTGCTGAACTCGGTCTTCATGCATGAGGCGGTGAGCCACGGTCTCGACATCGCCATCGTCAACTACAGCAAGATCTATCCGTTATTCAAGATCCCTGAAGCAGAGGTTGAACTTGCCCGCAAGCTCATCTTCCACGACACCTCGAACGGCGACCCGCTGCAGGCCTACATCGCGCACTTCGTCGGCCTGGAGAGGGGACCGGAAGTGGAGCGCGTCCACGCGGAGGAACTGAGCGTCGAGGACAAGCTCGAGCACTGCATCATCTCTGGGGAGAAAGCACTGGGCGAGGGTCCACGCCGGCAGTCGCTCGATCAGATCCTGGAAGGGGCGCTCGCGAACTACTCGCCACTGGAGCTCATCAACAACGTGCTGCTCGACGGCATGCGCACCGTGGGCGAGCTGTTCGGCGCGCGCAAGATGCAGCTGCCCTCGGTGCTCGACTCGGCCGCCGTCATGAAACAGGCGGTGGCGTATCTCGAGCCGAAGATGGAGAAGGCGGAGGGCTCGCAGAAGGGGACGATCGTCCTCGCCACGGTGAAGGGCGACGTCCACGACATCGGCAAGAACCTAGTGGACATCATCCTGTCGAACAACGGCTACAAGGTCGTGAACCTGGGCATCAAGCAGCCGGCGGACGCGATCATCCGAGCGGCGCAGGAGCACAAGGCAGACGCGATCGGACTGAGCGGGCTGCTGGTGAAGTCCACGGTCGAGATGAAGTACGTGCTGCAGGACCTGGCGCAACAGCAGCTCGAGTTCCCGGTGATCTGCGGCGGCGCCGCGCTGACGCGCAAGTACGTGGAAGACGACCTGCGCCGTGAGTACCAGAAAGGCGTCTTCTACGGGGAAGATGCGTTCAGCGGGCTGCACATCATGGAAGATCTCACGGTAACCGACGGCGCACGCGAGAAGCGGCTGGCGGAGGGCCGCGCGGTGAAGGAGTTCGCGCGCGCCGCGACAGCAACTGCCACAGTCGACGCGGACGTGCCGGTGCAGCCTTCCAACGCGATCCAGCCCGCTCCGGACATCCCGCAGCCGCCGTTCTGGGGCGTGCGTGCAGTGACCGACGGGTTCAACCTGCGCCACGTGTTCAACTACGTGAACGAGACGGCGCTCTTCAAGAACCAGTGGCAGCTCAAGACGGCCTCACAAGAGGATTACAAGCGGCTGGTCGACACCAAGTTTCGCCCGCTGCTGAAGCAGCTCGAAGATGAGATGGTCGCCAACGAGGTGCTGCAGCCGAAGGCGGTCTACGGTTGGTTCCCGTGCCAGAGCGACGGGAATGACGTGATCGTCTATGATTCGCCGGAGTCGAGGCGCGAGATCCAGCGCTTCACCTTCCCGCGCCAGCGCGAGGGAAGGCGTCTCTCCATCGCGGACTTCTTCCTGCCCAGGTCGTCCGGGAATCTCGACGTGATCGGAATGTCGGTCGTGACGGTGGGCGCCCGCGCGAGCGAGGAATCGCACAAGCTGTTCGAACACGGCGAGTACACGCGTTATCTCTATTTCCACGGGCTGGGCGTCGAGACGGCCGAAGCCCTAGCGGAGCTGCTCCATAAGGTCATGCGGAGCGAGCTGGGAATCGCGGGCGACGACGGCCCGCGCGTCACCGACCTGTTCCACCAGAAGTATCGCGGCTCGCGCTACTCGTTCGGATATCCGGCATGCCCGAACCTGGAGGATCAGACGAAGATCTTCGCGCTGCTCAAGCCGGAGGAGAATATCGGGGTGCGCCTGACGAGCGGCTTCCAACTCGAGCCGGAGCAATCGACCAGCGCGCTGGTCGTCCACCACCCCCAGGCCAAGTACTTCATGGTGTAGCTTGCAAGCGGGTACTGCGCCCGCTAACATCGGCGTTCTCCCCCGGGGCTCCCAGGCGCGCGGAGGTGCCTAGCCTTGATCGGCCGCACCGTTTCGCACTACCGCATCCTCGATAAGCTCGGCGGTGGCGGCATGGGGGTGGTGTACAAGGCCGAGGACGTCAACCTCAAGCGCCTGGTTGCGGTCAAATTCCTCTCCGAGCAGCTCTACAACGACCCGCTGGCGCTGGAGCGCTTCGAGCGCGAGGCGCGCTCCGCCGCGCTGCTCAATCACCCGAACATCTGCGGCATTTACGAGATCGAAGAGGACGAGGGCAAGCCCGTCCTGGTGATGGAGTACCTGGAGGGCGAGCCGCTCTCGCATCGCATTGGCGGGCAGCCGATGGACCCGCGCGAGCTGGTGGCCATCGCGGTGAAGGTCGCCGAGGCGCTGGAAGC
It contains:
- the metH gene encoding methionine synthase; its protein translation is MSDFLKLVAERVVVYDGAMGTNIQVRQPSVDDYWGKEGCNELLALSRPDIIRDIHASFFAAGCDVVETNTFGATSIVLGEYQLESKVGEINRAAVQLAKDAARDFSTKEKPRFVAGSIGPTTKLPSLGHIGFDAMVASYMEQITALIEGGVDVLLVETCQDLLQAKAALVACFEAMNHTSRRLPVQCQVTLEANGTMLLGTEIGAALTALEPYDVDVIGLNCATGPREMNDAVRYLCHNSPKHVSVLPNAGLPQNVGGKAVYGLAPQELAEYHKRFVSEYGARIVGGCCGTTPEHLKAVVEAVRGLEPAKRQVTPTAAASSAYSMVPLDLDPKPLIVAEEMNTTTRVEHFRNLVRGKKYDDILALAKKLVSEGSHMLDLCCAIVGEDEKGYITSVLEKIATRVPAPILVDSTEADVLEEALKRIPGKAIINSINLEDGEKRTSKVLPMAKRYGAGVIALTIDEDGMALTAEKKTAIAKRIFQLATQKYGIRPQDLIFDALTLPISTGQDEYRSAGIETLKAVRQIKHELPECHTILGVSNISFGLNIYARRVLNSVFMHEAVSHGLDIAIVNYSKIYPLFKIPEAEVELARKLIFHDTSNGDPLQAYIAHFVGLERGPEVERVHAEELSVEDKLEHCIISGEKALGEGPRRQSLDQILEGALANYSPLELINNVLLDGMRTVGELFGARKMQLPSVLDSAAVMKQAVAYLEPKMEKAEGSQKGTIVLATVKGDVHDIGKNLVDIILSNNGYKVVNLGIKQPADAIIRAAQEHKADAIGLSGLLVKSTVEMKYVLQDLAQQQLEFPVICGGAALTRKYVEDDLRREYQKGVFYGEDAFSGLHIMEDLTVTDGAREKRLAEGRAVKEFARAATATATVDADVPVQPSNAIQPAPDIPQPPFWGVRAVTDGFNLRHVFNYVNETALFKNQWQLKTASQEDYKRLVDTKFRPLLKQLEDEMVANEVLQPKAVYGWFPCQSDGNDVIVYDSPESRREIQRFTFPRQREGRRLSIADFFLPRSSGNLDVIGMSVVTVGARASEESHKLFEHGEYTRYLYFHGLGVETAEALAELLHKVMRSELGIAGDDGPRVTDLFHQKYRGSRYSFGYPACPNLEDQTKIFALLKPEENIGVRLTSGFQLEPEQSTSALVVHHPQAKYFMV